A single Nocardioides bizhenqiangii DNA region contains:
- a CDS encoding bifunctional RNase H/acid phosphatase gives MPDRSSGPRSVIIEADGGSRGNPGPAAYGALLKDADTGEIIAEDGQTIGVATNNVAEYSGLIAGLKLAELYAPGADIEVRMDSKLVVEQMSGRWKIKHPDMRPLAMEANRLAPFGTTYTWVPREQNKHADRLANEALDGKRDGVTVAAVEPGDSGESLIEEIESPAATAAVDQAGEAPPSGDAPTTLILLRHGVTPHTSGRRFSGGLGGDNPGLSNEGREQVRAAAAWLTELKDKIDAVVCSPVRRTRESAEIVAAELGLPLEEEPGFAEMEFGAWDGLTFMEVAEEHKETFEAWLGDLDTAPPGGESFNVVEARVRAGLDRVLEQHAGRTVVVVSHVTPIKTLVANALKAPLEAVFRMELSPASVSVISFYPDRSATDGTGWHGSLRLYNALPPGDRTLLESGRW, from the coding sequence GTGCCGGATCGGTCGTCCGGTCCGAGGTCGGTGATCATCGAGGCCGACGGCGGCTCCCGCGGCAACCCGGGGCCGGCGGCGTACGGCGCGCTGCTCAAGGACGCCGACACCGGCGAGATCATCGCGGAGGACGGACAGACGATCGGGGTGGCGACCAACAACGTCGCGGAGTACTCCGGTCTGATCGCCGGCCTCAAGCTCGCCGAGCTCTATGCGCCGGGCGCCGACATCGAGGTCCGGATGGACTCCAAGCTGGTGGTCGAGCAGATGAGCGGCCGCTGGAAGATCAAGCACCCGGACATGCGCCCGCTCGCGATGGAGGCCAACCGGCTGGCTCCCTTCGGTACGACGTACACGTGGGTGCCGCGCGAGCAGAACAAGCACGCCGACCGGCTCGCCAACGAGGCGCTGGACGGCAAGCGCGACGGGGTCACCGTCGCCGCGGTCGAGCCGGGTGACTCCGGTGAGTCCCTCATCGAGGAGATCGAGAGCCCGGCCGCGACGGCCGCGGTCGACCAGGCCGGGGAGGCGCCGCCGTCGGGCGACGCCCCGACGACGCTCATCCTGCTGCGCCACGGAGTCACTCCCCACACGTCCGGTCGCCGCTTCTCCGGCGGCCTGGGTGGGGACAACCCCGGTCTCAGCAACGAGGGCCGCGAGCAGGTCCGGGCAGCGGCCGCGTGGCTGACCGAGCTGAAGGACAAGATCGACGCCGTCGTGTGCTCGCCGGTACGGCGCACCCGCGAGTCCGCCGAGATCGTGGCTGCCGAGCTCGGACTGCCGCTGGAGGAGGAGCCCGGCTTCGCCGAGATGGAGTTCGGCGCTTGGGACGGGCTCACCTTCATGGAGGTCGCCGAGGAGCACAAGGAGACCTTCGAGGCGTGGCTGGGAGACCTCGACACGGCGCCTCCCGGGGGCGAGTCGTTCAACGTCGTCGAGGCTCGGGTCCGGGCCGGGCTCGACCGGGTGCTCGAGCAGCACGCGGGACGGACCGTGGTGGTGGTCAGCCACGTCACGCCGATCAAGACCCTGGTCGCCAACGCGCTGAAGGCGCCGCTGGAGGCGGTGTTCCGGATGGAGCTGAGCCCGGCGTCGGTCTCGGTCATTTCCTTCTACCCCGACCGCTCGGCGACCGACGGCACCGGCTGGCACGGATCGCTGCGTCTCTACAACGCCCTGCCGCCGGGTGATCGCACCCTGCTGGAGTCCGGGCGCTGGTGA
- a CDS encoding SRPBCC family protein — MSDFEKKAISVSREVDASPSDVWAVLSDGWLYPCWVVGAARMRDVDPRWPERGSLLHHSVGNWPFLIDDKSEVLDMVPERSLRLRAHGWPAGAAEVLIEIEEQGDGCLLTIREDAVEGPATLVPRPARQGTIAPRNREALRRLGFLAEGRRR; from the coding sequence ATGAGCGACTTCGAGAAGAAGGCAATTTCCGTCAGCCGCGAGGTCGACGCCTCGCCGAGCGACGTGTGGGCCGTGCTGAGCGACGGCTGGCTCTACCCGTGCTGGGTGGTCGGCGCCGCTCGTATGCGCGACGTCGACCCCCGCTGGCCGGAGAGGGGATCACTGCTGCACCACTCGGTGGGGAACTGGCCGTTCCTCATCGACGACAAGTCGGAGGTGCTCGACATGGTGCCGGAGAGGTCGCTCCGGCTGCGGGCGCACGGGTGGCCTGCCGGTGCGGCCGAGGTCCTGATCGAGATCGAGGAGCAGGGCGACGGTTGCCTGCTGACCATCCGCGAGGACGCGGTGGAGGGTCCTGCGACGCTGGTTCCGCGCCCGGCTCGACAGGGAACCATCGCGCCCCGCAACCGCGAGGCGCTGCGCCGGCTCGGCTTCCTCGCCGAGGGACGCCGGCGCTGA
- a CDS encoding TetR/AcrR family transcriptional regulator, translating to MGNASGRRSPADKYDERRRALAESALKTLGQLGYARASLREIAHNSDFSHGVVHYYFEDKHDLIVYCVREYKTMCVRRYDGVVAESTTPEELLEGFADQLVLTLEEDAAMHRLWYDVRTQAMFEARLRDVAVEIDGWLEAMMARIVSRYAELAGGQPAMSPPMAYAIFDGMFHQALMNLTLGNDEALDQIRTVVHQLLPTMIEAPVRV from the coding sequence ATGGGGAATGCGTCGGGTCGCAGATCGCCAGCTGACAAGTACGACGAACGCCGTCGAGCGCTCGCCGAATCGGCGCTGAAGACGCTGGGTCAGCTGGGCTACGCCCGGGCGAGCCTCCGGGAGATCGCCCACAACTCCGACTTCAGCCACGGCGTCGTCCACTACTACTTCGAGGACAAGCACGACCTCATCGTCTACTGCGTCCGGGAGTACAAGACGATGTGTGTGCGCCGCTACGACGGCGTGGTCGCCGAGTCCACGACGCCCGAGGAGCTGCTGGAAGGCTTCGCCGACCAGCTGGTCCTGACCCTCGAAGAGGACGCCGCGATGCACCGGCTCTGGTACGACGTCCGCACGCAGGCCATGTTCGAGGCGCGTCTGCGCGACGTCGCGGTCGAGATCGACGGCTGGCTCGAGGCCATGATGGCGCGGATCGTCTCCCGTTATGCCGAGCTGGCCGGCGGCCAGCCGGCGATGAGCCCGCCCATGGCCTACGCGATCTTCGACGGCATGTTCCACCAGGCGCTGATGAACCTCACCCTCGGGAATGACGAGGCGCTCGACCAGATCCGCACCGTCGTGCACCAGCTGCTACCGACGATGATCGAGGCTCCCGTCAGGGTCTGA
- the yaaA gene encoding peroxide stress protein YaaA, with the protein MLILLPPSEGKAAPGRGKPLELTTMSLPSLTPARERVLDALVALCRDHPDHAATVLGLSRTQLDLVARNATLNDAPTARADRIYDGVLYDALGLDSLTPPAKRRAASRLAITSSLFGLVRVGDRIPAYRLSGDATVPGLGPVAGLWRDSLGPAVLDAMGRGLLVDLRSSMYAGFWRPPAELAPRVATVRVLHEVAGRRQVVSHFNKATKGRLVRDLLEDGADPRTPAGLATLLTDLGWRVEPGEPTKRGTQLDVVVSEV; encoded by the coding sequence ATGTTGATCCTGCTGCCACCGAGCGAGGGCAAAGCCGCCCCTGGACGGGGCAAGCCGCTCGAGCTGACGACGATGTCGCTGCCGTCGCTGACTCCGGCCAGGGAGCGGGTTCTCGACGCGTTGGTCGCCCTGTGCCGGGACCATCCGGACCACGCGGCCACCGTGCTCGGTCTCTCCCGCACCCAGCTCGACCTGGTCGCCCGCAACGCGACGCTGAACGACGCCCCGACCGCACGAGCGGACCGGATCTACGACGGCGTTCTCTACGACGCACTCGGGCTCGACTCGCTCACTCCCCCGGCCAAGCGGCGAGCGGCGTCGCGGCTCGCGATCACGTCCAGCCTGTTCGGCCTGGTGCGGGTCGGTGACCGGATCCCGGCCTACCGGCTCTCCGGCGACGCGACCGTGCCCGGCCTCGGCCCGGTGGCCGGCTTGTGGCGCGACTCGCTCGGTCCTGCTGTGCTCGACGCCATGGGCCGGGGCCTGCTGGTCGACCTCCGGTCCAGCATGTACGCCGGCTTCTGGCGCCCGCCTGCCGAGCTCGCACCCCGGGTCGCCACCGTACGGGTCCTCCACGAGGTCGCCGGCCGCCGCCAGGTCGTGAGCCACTTCAACAAGGCGACCAAGGGGCGCCTCGTGCGCGACCTCCTCGAGGACGGGGCGGACCCGCGGACGCCTGCCGGGCTGGCGACCCTTCTCACCGACCTCGGCTGGCGGGTCGAGCCGGGCGAGCCGACGAAGAGGGGCACCCAGCTCGACGTGGTCGTCAGCGAGGTCTGA
- a CDS encoding adenosylcobinamide-GDP ribazoletransferase, whose amino-acid sequence MSRPAVVGRSLRLALGTLTALPVPAVLRVTPGVATGALVLAPLAVLPLGALVGLAVWAGGETPVPSLAVAFVALALLALGSRALHLDGLSDVADGLTASYDRERSLAVMKGGTAGPAGVVAVVLVLGVQAAALATFVGGARSAVIAGTAVCASRAALWITCAGPVPPARPDGLGSTFTRRAPVWWTLLGWAALAGAAALVHPWRGPLAVGLAAFVVLLLVVRAVRRFGGVTGDVFGATIELALATLLLALAGHHN is encoded by the coding sequence GTGAGCCGGCCGGCGGTCGTCGGCCGCAGCCTGCGGCTGGCGCTAGGGACGCTGACTGCGCTCCCGGTGCCCGCGGTGCTGCGGGTCACCCCGGGCGTCGCGACCGGTGCCCTGGTGCTCGCTCCGCTCGCGGTGCTGCCGCTCGGCGCGCTGGTCGGCCTGGCCGTGTGGGCAGGCGGCGAGACGCCGGTCCCGTCCCTGGCGGTCGCGTTCGTCGCGCTGGCACTCCTCGCGCTCGGGAGCCGCGCCCTGCACCTCGACGGCCTGTCCGACGTCGCCGACGGACTGACGGCGTCCTACGACCGGGAGCGGTCGCTCGCCGTGATGAAGGGGGGTACGGCGGGCCCGGCAGGTGTCGTTGCCGTGGTGCTGGTGCTCGGCGTCCAGGCCGCGGCCCTCGCGACTTTCGTGGGCGGTGCCCGATCGGCGGTGATCGCGGGTACCGCGGTGTGCGCCTCGAGGGCGGCGCTGTGGATCACCTGCGCCGGTCCCGTGCCACCGGCGCGGCCGGACGGGCTCGGCTCGACCTTCACCCGCCGGGCGCCGGTCTGGTGGACGCTGCTCGGCTGGGCCGCACTGGCCGGCGCCGCAGCGCTGGTCCACCCGTGGCGCGGTCCGCTGGCCGTCGGCCTGGCCGCGTTCGTCGTGCTCCTCCTGGTGGTGCGCGCGGTCCGCCGGTTCGGCGGGGTCACCGGCGACGTCTTCGGTGCGACGATCGAGCTGGCGCTGGCGACCTTGCTCCTGGCGCTGGCTGGGCATCACAACTAG
- a CDS encoding phytoene desaturase family protein codes for MTRGPVDAVVIGAGPNGLVAANALVDAGWEVLLVEANDVVGGAVRSAEVTAPGFCNDLFSAFYPLAAASPVIQGLDLQAHGLEWTQAPDVLTHVLPDDRAAVLHRRPEDTAAGLEEFAAGDGDAWLELCEQWQRVRDPLLDALFTPFPPIRPSVRLLRALGTADALDLLRQAVLPVHRLADERFNGEGAAVLLTGNAMHSDVGPDSAGSGMYGWLLCMLGQDVGFPVPQGGAQRLADALASRFRANSGELLTGTRVTDIEVSGGRATGVRLADGTRVDAKRAVLADVDAPTLYGEMVDAEHLPARFLAALERFHWDNPTLKFNWALREPVPWTAAGARGAGTVHVGVDEAGFVDFAADLSNQRAPRAPFVLFGQMSTADPTRSPPGTESAWAYTHLPHRVASDPHAVDAVAEQVRQLIETHAPGFADTVLAEQVQRPHDLEEADSNLVDGALNAGTSGIHQQLIFRPTPGLGRPETPIEGLYLAGASAHPGGGVHGACGWNAARSALGGSGIVRKRLLSTAWARLLERPGR; via the coding sequence ATGACCCGTGGCCCGGTCGACGCGGTCGTCATCGGAGCCGGACCCAACGGGCTGGTCGCCGCCAACGCCCTGGTCGACGCCGGCTGGGAGGTGCTGCTGGTCGAGGCGAACGACGTCGTCGGCGGTGCCGTCCGCAGCGCGGAAGTGACCGCACCAGGGTTCTGCAACGACCTGTTCAGCGCGTTCTACCCGCTGGCGGCGGCATCTCCGGTGATCCAGGGCCTCGACCTGCAGGCACACGGTCTCGAGTGGACGCAGGCGCCCGACGTCCTCACCCACGTGCTGCCGGACGACCGGGCGGCGGTGCTCCATCGCCGACCCGAGGACACGGCCGCGGGTCTCGAGGAGTTCGCAGCCGGGGACGGCGACGCCTGGCTGGAGCTCTGCGAGCAGTGGCAACGAGTGCGCGATCCGCTCCTGGACGCACTCTTCACCCCGTTCCCGCCGATCCGCCCGAGCGTGCGCCTGCTGCGCGCGCTCGGGACAGCGGACGCGCTCGACCTGCTACGGCAGGCAGTGCTCCCGGTCCATCGCCTGGCCGACGAGCGGTTCAACGGGGAAGGCGCTGCGGTCCTCCTCACCGGCAACGCGATGCACTCCGACGTCGGCCCGGACTCGGCCGGCAGCGGGATGTACGGCTGGTTGCTGTGCATGCTCGGCCAGGACGTCGGGTTCCCCGTCCCGCAGGGCGGCGCGCAACGGCTGGCCGACGCTCTCGCGTCCCGCTTCCGCGCGAACAGCGGCGAGCTGCTGACGGGCACCCGCGTGACCGACATCGAGGTCAGCGGCGGGCGCGCGACCGGCGTACGTCTTGCCGACGGCACTCGTGTCGACGCCAAGCGGGCCGTGCTGGCCGACGTCGACGCCCCGACCTTGTACGGCGAGATGGTCGATGCAGAGCACCTCCCGGCGCGGTTCCTCGCCGCCCTGGAGCGCTTCCACTGGGACAACCCCACCCTCAAGTTCAACTGGGCCCTCCGCGAGCCGGTGCCGTGGACCGCGGCCGGAGCCCGCGGCGCCGGGACCGTCCACGTCGGGGTCGACGAGGCAGGGTTCGTGGACTTCGCGGCCGACCTGTCGAACCAGCGCGCGCCGCGTGCGCCGTTCGTCCTCTTCGGCCAGATGAGCACCGCCGACCCGACCAGGTCACCGCCGGGCACCGAGAGCGCCTGGGCCTATACCCACCTCCCGCACCGGGTCGCCAGCGACCCGCACGCGGTCGACGCGGTGGCGGAGCAGGTGCGCCAGTTGATCGAGACCCACGCACCGGGATTCGCGGACACCGTCCTCGCCGAGCAGGTGCAACGACCGCACGACCTCGAGGAGGCCGACTCCAACCTGGTCGACGGGGCGCTCAACGCCGGCACGTCGGGGATCCACCAGCAGCTGATCTTCCGACCGACCCCCGGGCTGGGCCGTCCCGAGACACCGATCGAGGGCCTCTACCTGGCCGGTGCCTCGGCGCACCCCGGCGGGGGCGTGCACGGTGCGTGCGGGTGGAACGCCGCGCGGTCCGCCCTCGGTGGCTCGGGCATCGTCCGGAAGCGGCTGCTGAGCACGGCCTGGGCGCGGCTCCTCGAGCGACCCGGACGCTGA
- a CDS encoding bifunctional adenosylcobinamide kinase/adenosylcobinamide-phosphate guanylyltransferase: MADGRVLVTGGVRSGKSAHAEGLLADQPTTTYVAAGPSYDDADWQARIARHRERRPATWSTLETVDLEVALAEMTGPVLVDCLGTWLDAIIGGAGLWEAPVDEVEDYVATRTTGLTATLRAAVNPVVIVTNEVGLGVVPEHRSGRLFRDLLGTINQRVAAVCDEVHLVVAGRVLRL; encoded by the coding sequence TTGGCTGACGGACGGGTCCTCGTCACCGGCGGCGTCCGGTCCGGCAAGTCCGCGCACGCCGAGGGACTGCTCGCCGACCAGCCGACCACGACGTACGTCGCCGCCGGCCCCTCCTACGACGACGCCGACTGGCAGGCGCGCATCGCCCGCCACCGCGAGCGCAGACCAGCGACCTGGTCGACGCTCGAGACCGTCGACCTGGAGGTCGCCCTGGCCGAGATGACCGGTCCGGTGCTCGTCGACTGCCTCGGCACCTGGCTCGACGCGATCATCGGCGGAGCCGGGCTGTGGGAAGCGCCGGTCGACGAGGTCGAGGACTACGTCGCCACCCGCACCACCGGACTCACCGCGACCCTCCGTGCCGCCGTCAATCCCGTCGTGATCGTGACCAACGAGGTCGGCCTCGGGGTCGTCCCGGAGCACCGATCGGGGCGGCTGTTCCGCGACCTGCTAGGCACCATCAACCAGCGCGTTGCCGCCGTCTGCGACGAGGTGCACCTCGTGGTGGCCGGGCGGGTGCTGCGGCTCTAG
- the cobT gene encoding nicotinate-nucleotide--dimethylbenzimidazole phosphoribosyltransferase, whose product MAGRPSPTGSPVPPPDPAVAAAAAERLAGLATPTGALGRLGDLAVWLSAAQGQVPPIPLTDIRLVIFAGDHGVARHGVSAYPPEITAAMVRTFVAGKAGVSALAAAHDVRVRVLDLGVDDDLAGVPADVRARKVRRSSGAIHLEDALSPDETRRALDAGGAVADEEIDAGAQLLLSGDMGIGNTTPAAALVAAALGLPASEVTGRGTGIDDATWNRKVEVVQAALDRAGDRALDPVETLTALSSADLAAATGYLARAAERGVPVLLDGLMSVACALTADRLAPGAAAWFAAGHRSTEPAQTLALAKLGLEPVLDLGLRLGEGSGAVAAVPVLRSAVAVLRDVALLADLLPSR is encoded by the coding sequence ATGGCAGGCCGCCCCTCCCCGACCGGATCCCCCGTACCCCCGCCGGACCCGGCCGTCGCCGCCGCAGCGGCCGAACGGCTTGCCGGTCTCGCAACGCCCACTGGTGCGCTGGGTCGGCTCGGCGACCTGGCCGTCTGGCTCTCCGCCGCCCAGGGTCAGGTGCCGCCGATACCACTGACCGACATCCGGCTGGTGATCTTCGCCGGGGACCACGGGGTCGCGCGGCACGGGGTCTCGGCGTACCCCCCGGAGATCACCGCGGCCATGGTCCGCACCTTCGTCGCCGGCAAGGCCGGGGTCTCGGCGCTGGCCGCGGCGCACGACGTCCGCGTGCGGGTCCTCGACCTCGGCGTCGACGACGACCTCGCGGGCGTGCCCGCCGACGTCCGGGCACGCAAGGTACGCCGCAGCAGCGGCGCCATCCACCTCGAGGACGCCCTCTCCCCCGACGAGACCCGACGCGCACTCGACGCCGGCGGCGCCGTCGCTGACGAGGAGATCGACGCCGGCGCGCAGCTCCTGCTGAGCGGTGACATGGGCATCGGCAACACCACCCCGGCGGCCGCGCTCGTCGCCGCCGCGCTCGGGCTGCCCGCCAGCGAGGTCACCGGCCGCGGCACCGGCATCGACGACGCGACGTGGAATCGCAAGGTCGAGGTGGTCCAGGCGGCGCTCGACCGTGCCGGCGACCGGGCGCTGGACCCCGTCGAGACCCTGACCGCGCTGAGCAGCGCGGACCTGGCAGCTGCGACCGGTTACCTCGCCCGCGCGGCCGAGCGCGGCGTACCCGTCCTCCTCGACGGCCTGATGTCCGTCGCCTGCGCTCTGACCGCCGACCGGCTGGCGCCGGGCGCAGCGGCGTGGTTCGCCGCCGGCCACCGCTCCACCGAGCCCGCGCAGACGCTGGCCCTCGCGAAGCTCGGCCTGGAGCCGGTCCTCGATCTGGGGCTCCGGCTGGGCGAGGGGTCAGGTGCGGTGGCGGCGGTCCCGGTGCTGCGGTCGGCGGTCGCGGTGCTCCGCGACGTCGCGCTGCTCGCCGACCTGCTTCCTTCCCGGTGA
- a CDS encoding 2'-5' RNA ligase family protein encodes MTTGRGHTVLLVPVPELEPFARDRWAHYLASWISRDPAFTHAHITALAPYLPDPTAADLAQVAAIARATPAFDYVLREVEELPNGFIQVAPEPAAPFTALTEALWDAFPACPPYAGEYAAAPHVTLDQRSESVSVASTRALLGHLLPARCRADRLELHWYEEGNCHVLADWKLGSASV; translated from the coding sequence GTGACAACCGGCCGGGGACACACCGTGCTGCTCGTCCCTGTCCCCGAGCTCGAGCCGTTCGCCCGGGACCGCTGGGCGCACTACCTCGCGAGCTGGATCTCCCGCGACCCGGCGTTCACCCACGCCCACATCACCGCGCTGGCGCCATACCTCCCCGACCCGACGGCCGCCGACCTCGCGCAGGTCGCCGCCATCGCGCGCGCCACCCCGGCCTTCGACTACGTGCTGCGTGAGGTCGAGGAGCTGCCCAACGGGTTCATCCAGGTGGCGCCGGAGCCCGCCGCGCCGTTCACCGCGCTCACCGAGGCGCTGTGGGACGCGTTCCCTGCGTGCCCGCCGTACGCGGGGGAGTACGCCGCCGCCCCGCACGTCACCCTCGACCAGCGCTCGGAGTCGGTGTCGGTCGCGAGCACGCGCGCGCTGCTCGGCCACCTGCTGCCGGCGCGGTGCCGGGCGGACCGGCTCGAGCTGCACTGGTACGAGGAGGGCAACTGCCACGTGCTCGCCGACTGGAAGCTCGGCAGCGCATCGGTCTGA
- a CDS encoding RNB domain-containing ribonuclease, with protein sequence MPSNLVVRVGDSSDALRDALAEVERELELPGEFPVEVQQAAELAAAAPTLPELDRTDIELLTIDPEGSMDLDQALHLERHGDGYLVHYAIADVAAFVRPGDAVDLEAHARGETLYGAGSRIPLHPPALSEGAASLLPDQTRPAVLWSITIDGAGTTTNAAVERAMVRSRERMTYDGAQAALDAGTAGEVLQLLREVGQLREQQEGARGGISLPLPEQEVDVADEGTFHLEFRRQVPVELWNAQISLLTGMAAAGLMIAGEVGLLRTLPPADPRDVARLRRVAKGLGIEWPESTTYDALIRSLDTGQPSHQAMVVACTRLLRGSGYVAFDGEVPTEHEHAAIAAPYAHVTAPLRRLGDRYALEVCLALSAGRSVPEWVLAALPDLPKTLEESARRAGSYERAVLDVIEAGLLADRVGEEFAGVITSVREDDPRKGVVVLSEIGVEAPVTGDRDLPVGTEVRVRLETADLAARKVAFRLG encoded by the coding sequence ATGCCGAGCAACCTCGTGGTCCGGGTGGGGGACAGCTCCGATGCCCTGCGGGATGCGCTGGCAGAGGTCGAGCGGGAGCTGGAGCTGCCGGGCGAGTTCCCTGTCGAGGTGCAGCAGGCAGCCGAGCTGGCTGCGGCGGCGCCGACGCTGCCCGAGCTCGACCGCACCGACATCGAGCTCCTCACCATCGACCCCGAAGGCTCGATGGACCTCGACCAGGCCCTGCACCTCGAGCGGCACGGCGACGGCTACCTGGTCCACTACGCGATCGCCGACGTCGCGGCGTTCGTGCGGCCCGGCGACGCGGTCGACCTGGAGGCGCACGCCCGCGGCGAGACCCTGTACGGCGCCGGCAGCCGGATCCCGCTCCACCCGCCGGCGCTCTCCGAGGGCGCTGCGTCCCTGCTGCCCGACCAGACCCGACCGGCGGTGTTGTGGTCCATCACGATCGACGGGGCCGGCACCACCACGAACGCCGCGGTCGAGCGGGCGATGGTGCGATCCCGCGAGCGGATGACCTACGACGGCGCGCAGGCGGCACTCGACGCCGGCACCGCCGGCGAGGTGCTGCAGCTGTTGCGCGAGGTCGGGCAGCTGCGCGAGCAGCAGGAGGGGGCCCGCGGTGGGATCTCGCTCCCGCTCCCCGAGCAGGAGGTCGACGTCGCCGACGAGGGCACGTTCCACCTCGAGTTCCGCCGGCAGGTGCCGGTCGAGCTCTGGAACGCCCAGATCTCCCTGCTCACCGGGATGGCAGCCGCAGGCCTCATGATCGCGGGCGAGGTCGGGCTGCTGCGCACCCTGCCACCCGCCGACCCGCGCGACGTCGCCCGCCTGCGCCGGGTCGCCAAGGGGCTCGGGATCGAGTGGCCCGAGTCGACGACGTACGACGCCCTCATCCGCTCGCTCGACACCGGCCAGCCGTCCCACCAGGCGATGGTGGTCGCCTGCACCCGGCTGCTGCGCGGGAGTGGCTACGTCGCGTTCGACGGCGAGGTGCCGACCGAGCACGAGCACGCCGCGATCGCCGCGCCGTACGCCCACGTCACGGCACCGCTCCGCCGTCTCGGCGACCGCTACGCGCTCGAGGTGTGCCTCGCTCTGTCCGCAGGTCGGTCGGTGCCGGAATGGGTGCTGGCTGCGCTGCCCGACCTGCCGAAGACGCTGGAGGAGTCCGCCCGCCGCGCCGGCTCCTACGAACGGGCGGTGCTCGACGTGATCGAGGCCGGTCTGCTGGCCGATCGGGTCGGCGAGGAGTTCGCGGGTGTGATCACCAGCGTCCGTGAGGACGACCCGCGCAAGGGCGTCGTCGTGCTGTCCGAGATCGGGGTCGAGGCGCCGGTCACCGGAGACCGCGACCTGCCGGTGGGGACGGAGGTCCGGGTCCGGCTCGAGACCGCGGACCTGGCGGCGCGGAAGGTGGCGTTCCGCCTTGGCTGA
- a CDS encoding tetratricopeptide repeat protein, translated as MSEPEIPLRAPGVVFPAAVARPESAYRTAHDLLERRAPSEALKVLEPALEQEPANRGLRLLRAWAYLMRAQLVKASDELAELVEDDPSDVWAQHALGRALERQSRHREALPHLRLAAAMSGDVEHELAVLRVERLAGDL; from the coding sequence ATGAGCGAGCCGGAGATCCCCCTGCGAGCCCCGGGCGTCGTGTTCCCGGCAGCGGTCGCGCGTCCCGAGAGCGCCTACCGGACCGCCCACGACCTGCTCGAGCGGCGCGCGCCCAGTGAAGCGCTCAAGGTCCTCGAGCCCGCGCTGGAGCAGGAGCCGGCCAACCGCGGCCTGCGGCTCCTCCGGGCCTGGGCCTACCTGATGCGCGCGCAGCTGGTGAAGGCCTCCGACGAGCTCGCCGAGCTGGTCGAGGACGACCCGTCCGACGTCTGGGCCCAGCACGCGCTCGGTCGCGCACTCGAGCGGCAGTCCCGGCACCGCGAGGCCCTGCCGCACCTCCGACTGGCCGCGGCGATGAGCGGCGACGTCGAGCACGAGCTCGCCGTGCTCCGGGTGGAGCGGCTGGCGGGCGACCTGTAG